GAAAGGGTATCATTATGATCCCGTGCTGGCCAGGAGATTGTTGCGGGAAGCCGGGTATCCGGACGGGAGGGGGCTGCCGGAGATAAAGCTGGTATCTATTCCCATTTATGCAGACCTGGCGAATTATGTAGCGCATCAGCTGCAGGGTATCGGCATGCAGATACAGGTAGAAGTGATACAAAAAGGCACGTTGATGGACCAGGTGGCCAAATCAGCCGTGCCGTTCTTCCGGGGCAGCTGGATCGCCGACTATCCCGATGCGGAAAGCTATCTGGCCATGTTCTACAGCAAAAATCCCGCGCCGCCCAACTATACCCGGTACAACAATCCGCAGTTCGACAGGTTATATGAACTGGCGCTGCAGGAAACGCAGGATTCCTTACGATATCGTTATTACCAGCAAATGGACCAGATGGTCATCCGTGATGCGCCGGTAGTGCCGTTATTCTATGATATGGCGGTACGTTTTCGTCAGCCTAATGTCACAGGCCTTACCAGTAACGGGTTGAACCTGCTGGAGCTGCGAAGGGTCCGGATAGACTAGGCCAGTCCTTCATATGATACATTAATATATTCTTTAACAGCAAGTTAAATTCTTCCTGATTACCCTATTTTTAGGTTAACTTTGGGCCTTATTTTTTTATTCTTTTAATGAGCGACATGGTAGCGATACTGACTTTCTTTTTTGCACACTGGTTCCTTTCCCTGTTTTTCCATACATTTTTCCTGCATAGATATGCTTCCCACCAGATGTATGACACCAGCAAAGGATGGGAGCGTGTGTTTTATTTCTGCACCTGGTTTTTCCAGGGTTCTTCTTATCTGATCCCGAGAGCTTATGGCGTTATGCACCGCATGCACCATGAGTATAGCGATACTGAACACGATCCGCATTCACCGCATTTCTTTAAGGATGTATGGCATATGATGATCCATACCCGCGCGATTTACGCAGATTTTGTAAACAATACGAAGCTGCCGGATGCGCAATTCACCAAAGATCCGCTGCCCACCTGGGAAGCGATGGACCGTATAGGTGACCACCGCGCAACACGCCTGACGTGGATAGCGCTGTATATTGCATTTTACGCCGTTTTTGCGCCCAGCTTCTGGTGGTTCCTGCTGTTGCCGATACATTTCCTGATGGGCCCGATCCAGGGTGCAGTGGTGAACTGGTGCGGCCACAAATACGGTTACAGCAACTTTGATAATGGCGACCATTCCAGGAACTCCGAGCCCTGGGGCATCTTCCTGCTGGGTGAACTGTTCCAGAACAATCACCACAAGCATAAGGACAGCGCCAACTTCGCTAAAAAATGGTATGAATTCGATCCCACTTATCCGGTGATGAAAGCCATGCACTGGGTAGGCATCATCAAACTGCGGCAGTCCGCCACAGCGAAGATCAA
This genomic stretch from Chitinophaga sp. XS-30 harbors:
- a CDS encoding acyl-CoA desaturase, with the protein product MVAILTFFFAHWFLSLFFHTFFLHRYASHQMYDTSKGWERVFYFCTWFFQGSSYLIPRAYGVMHRMHHEYSDTEHDPHSPHFFKDVWHMMIHTRAIYADFVNNTKLPDAQFTKDPLPTWEAMDRIGDHRATRLTWIALYIAFYAVFAPSFWWFLLLPIHFLMGPIQGAVVNWCGHKYGYSNFDNGDHSRNSEPWGIFLLGELFQNNHHKHKDSANFAKKWYEFDPTYPVMKAMHWVGIIKLRQSATAKIKVGKKEKAAA